A single region of the Rhodococcus sp. W8901 genome encodes:
- a CDS encoding acyl-CoA dehydrogenase family protein, translating into MKRAVFTADHEQFRAAVHDFLAREVVPNVESHSENKLIAREVWREAGKQGILGLEIPEVYGGSEAGDYRFNAVATEELAAVNMALASSFGIHFDIVTPYVVDLASEEQKQQWLPRMASGDAVAAIGMTEPSAGSDLANLKSSAVRDGSDWILNGSKTFITNGYTADVVVVAARTDPTQRSKGISLFLVDASLPGFERGRKLDKVGQPESDTAELFFDNVRLPADALLGEPGTGFVAMMERLPQERIGAAVTNVAHAKQILLETIEYAKDRKAFGNSIGSFQHNKFLLAELVTKIEVAQAYIDAAVAQHSDAGLSAVDAAKAKWWSAQVQNEVLDHCVQLHGGYGYMREYRVARAWMDARVTKIWAGSNEIMKEIIGRDLAL; encoded by the coding sequence GTGAAGAGAGCAGTTTTCACCGCCGATCACGAGCAGTTCCGCGCGGCGGTCCACGACTTCCTGGCGCGGGAAGTGGTCCCTAACGTCGAGTCCCACAGCGAGAACAAGCTGATCGCGCGCGAGGTGTGGCGTGAGGCCGGCAAGCAGGGCATCCTCGGCCTCGAGATTCCGGAGGTCTACGGCGGCAGCGAGGCCGGTGACTACCGGTTCAACGCGGTCGCGACCGAGGAGTTGGCCGCCGTCAACATGGCCCTCGCGTCGAGCTTCGGGATCCATTTCGACATCGTGACGCCGTACGTGGTCGACCTCGCGTCGGAGGAGCAGAAGCAGCAGTGGCTGCCGCGGATGGCGTCCGGTGACGCGGTGGCGGCGATCGGCATGACCGAGCCGTCTGCGGGCTCGGACCTGGCCAATCTGAAGTCGTCCGCCGTTCGCGACGGCTCCGACTGGATTCTCAACGGATCCAAGACCTTCATCACGAACGGCTACACCGCCGACGTGGTGGTCGTCGCGGCGCGAACCGACCCGACACAGCGTTCCAAGGGCATCAGCCTCTTCCTCGTCGATGCGTCGCTCCCGGGCTTCGAGCGGGGACGCAAGCTCGACAAGGTGGGCCAGCCCGAGTCCGACACCGCCGAACTGTTCTTCGACAACGTCCGTCTCCCGGCCGACGCGCTGCTGGGCGAGCCCGGCACGGGATTCGTGGCGATGATGGAACGCCTCCCGCAGGAGCGCATCGGCGCCGCGGTGACCAATGTCGCGCACGCCAAGCAGATCCTGCTGGAGACGATCGAATACGCCAAGGATCGCAAGGCGTTCGGGAACTCGATCGGTTCGTTCCAGCACAACAAGTTCCTGCTGGCCGAGCTGGTCACGAAGATCGAGGTGGCGCAGGCGTACATCGATGCGGCGGTCGCCCAGCACTCCGATGCCGGGCTCAGCGCCGTCGACGCGGCCAAGGCCAAGTGGTGGTCGGCGCAGGTGCAGAACGAGGTGCTCGACCACTGCGTGCAGCTGCACGGCGGCTACGGCTACATGCGCGAGTACCGCGTCGCGCGCGCCTGGATGGACGCGCGCGTCACGAAGATCTGGGCCGGATCCAACGAGATCATGAAGGAAATCATCGGGCGCGATCTCGCGCTGTGA
- a CDS encoding acetyl-CoA C-acetyltransferase produces the protein MTEAVIVATARSPIGRAGKGSLAGVRPDDLAAQMVRAALDQIPSLDPNTVDDLYLGAWEHTGEQSENIARRVAVQLGMDAVPAVTVNRACASSVQTTRMAFNAIKAGDGDVFVSAGVECVSRYPQQNGVGAGDVQLQNPLFAPAQERTKRLAETNETWTDPRTAGLLPDVYITMGQTAENIATYRGISRAEQDEFAARSQQLAEKAIADGFFEREITPVILADGSAVRTDDGPRAGTTFEKLSGLRTVFREDGTVTAGNACPLNDGAAALVVMSDHRAAELGLTPLARVVSTAVSGLSPEIMGLGPVEASRRALAKAGLSISDIDLAEINEAFAAQVIPSYRDLGIDIDRLNVNGGGIALGHPFGATGARITTTLLHSLQERDLQFGLETMCIGGGQGMAIIFERLS, from the coding sequence ATGACCGAAGCAGTCATCGTCGCAACCGCACGTTCGCCGATCGGGCGTGCGGGTAAGGGATCGTTGGCAGGGGTCCGGCCGGACGACCTTGCCGCGCAGATGGTTCGAGCAGCTCTCGACCAGATCCCCTCGCTCGATCCGAACACCGTGGACGACCTGTACCTGGGGGCCTGGGAGCACACCGGTGAGCAGAGCGAGAACATCGCCCGCCGCGTTGCAGTCCAGTTGGGTATGGATGCAGTTCCCGCCGTGACGGTGAACCGGGCGTGCGCGTCGAGCGTGCAGACCACGCGGATGGCGTTCAACGCGATCAAGGCCGGTGACGGTGACGTGTTCGTCTCCGCCGGTGTCGAGTGCGTCTCGCGGTACCCGCAGCAGAACGGCGTCGGGGCCGGCGACGTCCAGTTGCAGAACCCGCTGTTCGCGCCGGCGCAGGAACGGACCAAGCGGCTGGCGGAGACCAACGAGACCTGGACCGACCCGCGCACCGCGGGCCTGCTGCCCGATGTCTACATCACCATGGGGCAGACCGCGGAGAACATCGCCACCTACCGCGGGATCAGCCGGGCCGAGCAGGACGAATTCGCCGCCCGCTCACAGCAGTTGGCGGAGAAGGCGATCGCCGACGGGTTCTTCGAGCGGGAGATCACCCCGGTCATCCTCGCCGACGGAAGTGCGGTCCGCACCGACGACGGACCCCGAGCGGGCACCACGTTCGAGAAGCTGTCCGGACTGCGAACCGTCTTCCGGGAGGACGGCACCGTCACCGCCGGAAATGCGTGTCCACTCAACGACGGTGCCGCCGCGCTGGTCGTGATGAGCGACCACAGGGCCGCCGAACTCGGGCTCACCCCGCTCGCACGCGTGGTGTCGACCGCCGTGAGCGGCCTGTCGCCGGAGATCATGGGGCTGGGCCCGGTCGAGGCGTCGCGTCGGGCTCTCGCGAAGGCGGGCCTGTCGATCTCCGACATCGACCTCGCCGAGATCAACGAGGCGTTCGCGGCGCAGGTGATCCCGTCGTACCGGGATCTCGGCATCGACATCGACCGACTCAACGTCAACGGCGGCGGCATCGCGCTGGGGCATCCGTTCGGTGCGACCGGTGCCCGCATCACGACCACGCTGCTGCACTCGCTGCAGGAGCGTGACCTCCAGTTCGGACTGGAGACCATGTGCATCGGTGGCGGCCAGGGAATGGCGATCATCTTCGAGAGGCTGAGCTGA
- a CDS encoding SDR family NAD(P)-dependent oxidoreductase, translating into MTETIGTQTTSNVSFDFTGQSVIVTGGGRGIGLELGRFFHETGATVYLVDFDGDAVTEAAAEVGCRCAVADVSNSDSVQSVVDRVIAETGRIDVLVNNAGILRDRVLWKLTDDDYEQVMAVHAGGTFRFSRACVPHFRERGYGRIVNVTSYTGLRGNPGQANYAMAKAGIIGFTKTAAKELARFGVTVNAISPNAETRMIASIPEDKKAELIAQVPMGRFADPREMAAAVAFLASTNAGYITGTVLPVDGGISI; encoded by the coding sequence ATGACCGAAACGATTGGGACACAGACAACGTCGAACGTGTCGTTCGACTTCACCGGCCAGTCCGTGATCGTGACCGGCGGTGGACGCGGCATCGGGCTCGAGTTGGGGCGCTTCTTCCACGAGACCGGTGCCACCGTGTACCTCGTCGACTTCGACGGCGATGCGGTGACCGAAGCGGCTGCCGAGGTGGGGTGCCGCTGTGCCGTAGCCGACGTGAGCAACAGCGATTCGGTCCAGTCCGTGGTCGATCGCGTGATCGCCGAGACCGGTCGGATCGACGTGCTGGTCAACAATGCCGGCATCCTCCGCGACCGAGTCCTCTGGAAGCTCACAGACGACGACTACGAGCAGGTCATGGCGGTCCATGCGGGCGGGACGTTCCGGTTCAGCCGCGCCTGTGTGCCCCATTTCCGCGAGCGCGGTTACGGCCGCATCGTCAACGTCACCTCCTACACGGGTCTGCGCGGCAATCCGGGCCAGGCGAACTACGCCATGGCCAAGGCCGGGATCATCGGTTTCACCAAGACCGCCGCGAAGGAACTCGCCCGATTCGGTGTGACGGTCAACGCGATCTCGCCCAACGCCGAGACCAGGATGATCGCCTCCATCCCGGAGGACAAGAAGGCCGAGTTGATCGCACAGGTCCCGATGGGCCGCTTCGCCGATCCCCGCGAGATGGCGGCGGCGGTCGCGTTCCTCGCATCGACGAACGCCGGATACATCACCGGCACCGTGCTTCCTGTCGACGGCGGGATCTCGATATGA